The Halarchaeum grantii genome contains a region encoding:
- a CDS encoding Zn-ribbon domain-containing OB-fold protein yields the protein MTDAATSADVLDAVENGAGFCLVCANGHGSLPPRTVCPACGSRALEREALPETGTVRAVTTVHVGPPAFADETPYGLAIARFGPVRLTGHVRADALDGLARGDDVTLGVGTAGDERHLRFE from the coding sequence ATGACCGACGCGGCCACGTCCGCCGACGTCCTCGACGCCGTCGAGAACGGCGCGGGGTTCTGCCTCGTCTGCGCGAACGGCCACGGTTCGCTCCCGCCGCGAACGGTCTGTCCGGCGTGCGGGTCGCGCGCCCTCGAACGCGAGGCTCTCCCGGAGACGGGGACGGTTCGCGCCGTCACGACCGTCCACGTCGGGCCGCCCGCGTTCGCCGACGAGACGCCGTACGGCCTCGCCATCGCGCGCTTCGGGCCGGTTCGACTCACCGGCCACGTGCGCGCGGACGCCCTCGACGGCCTCGCTCGCGGCGACGACGTGACGCTCGGCGTCGGGACGGCCGGCGACGAGCGCCACCTCCGCTTCGAGTAG